A region from the Dehalococcoidales bacterium genome encodes:
- a CDS encoding ATP-grasp domain-containing protein has product MRIGLSFDLKPDKLPDNNCADDSMEEYDSIETVNLIRSSIEANGHQTVLLGGGKTFIDNIGKEKVDFVFNFSEGQGNHRGRESQIPAVLEMLDIPYSGSDPLCLGICLDKELAKKIVAMEGVVTPKWRTVADIKELNQVDWSEFKFPLIVKPVHEGSSKGIRLSSVVTDIGELKTESKRQFAGYNQALLIEEFIGGDEITVGITGNEEPQVIAMLRVIPKQKTERFVYSLEVKRDYLNTVDYESPPNLEPQVIKKLEEAAVKIFKILGCRDFARIDFRLDENGTPYFLEINPLPGLGNHSDLVIMTAKLGISHPKLINKILSAAFKRYPQCLPQ; this is encoded by the coding sequence ATGCGGATAGGATTATCGTTTGATTTAAAACCGGACAAACTTCCGGATAATAATTGTGCCGACGACTCTATGGAAGAATACGACTCCATAGAGACCGTTAATCTTATCCGATCGTCCATTGAAGCTAACGGGCATCAAACCGTGCTTCTCGGCGGAGGGAAAACTTTTATTGATAATATAGGCAAGGAAAAGGTAGATTTTGTATTTAATTTTAGCGAGGGGCAAGGTAACCATCGTGGCCGTGAATCACAGATTCCCGCCGTTTTGGAGATGCTTGATATTCCCTATTCCGGCTCGGACCCTTTGTGCCTGGGTATTTGTTTGGATAAGGAACTGGCAAAGAAAATAGTCGCCATGGAAGGAGTAGTTACCCCCAAATGGCGAACTGTTGCGGATATTAAGGAATTAAATCAGGTTGATTGGTCGGAGTTTAAATTCCCATTGATTGTAAAACCGGTGCATGAAGGTTCCAGTAAAGGGATTCGGTTATCATCGGTTGTTACCGATATCGGAGAGTTAAAAACCGAATCAAAACGCCAGTTTGCAGGTTACAACCAAGCGCTTTTAATCGAAGAATTTATTGGCGGAGACGAGATTACCGTCGGCATCACCGGAAACGAAGAGCCGCAGGTAATCGCGATGCTGCGCGTTATTCCCAAGCAAAAAACGGAACGCTTTGTTTATTCACTTGAGGTTAAAAGGGATTATTTAAATACGGTAGATTACGAAAGCCCGCCTAACTTGGAACCGCAAGTTATAAAGAAATTGGAAGAAGCCGCCGTTAAAATATTTAAAATACTCGGCTGCCGTGATTTTGCGCGCATTGATTTTAGACTTGATGAGAATGGAACCCCCTATTTTTTGGAAATAAATCCGCTGCCGGGGCTTGGAAACCACAGTGATTTGGTAATTATGACCGCAAAGTTGGGTATTTCACACCCCAAACTAATTAATAAGATCCTTTCAGCCGCCTTTAAAAGGTACCCACAATGCCTACCTCAATAG